A genomic region of Ewingella sp. CoE-038-23 contains the following coding sequences:
- a CDS encoding flagellar hook capping FlgD N-terminal domain-containing protein, protein MIQDTSASMQNAAMLLAASQQSAVKKPVAKAKTVGAQAPAASNNVGASSNVGASNNVGSSGGVGDDSSDVPQTDEPSMADTFLTLFVAEIENQDPTEPTDPTEYITQLASMAQVVMAEDLSSQMSNNSILMSNLQVMMLGKMIGDDVMVQASTVTVADGQSITGRVTITDASTTVDLNFKDSAGNEYTVPLGEQSPGPVDFSIDPADYGIPPGDYDISVVTNTGESNIPIEVEGRVTDVRIPLDGSTPVLNVSGVGEVPFIMLTEFLTPVTDGDIPVSFS, encoded by the coding sequence ATGATCCAGGACACGTCAGCCAGCATGCAAAATGCTGCCATGTTGCTGGCTGCCAGCCAGCAAAGCGCGGTTAAAAAGCCAGTGGCGAAAGCCAAAACGGTCGGCGCGCAAGCCCCAGCGGCCAGCAATAATGTCGGAGCCAGTAGCAATGTCGGGGCCAGTAATAACGTCGGCAGCTCCGGCGGCGTGGGCGATGACAGTAGCGATGTGCCGCAGACCGATGAGCCGTCTATGGCAGACACCTTCCTGACCCTGTTTGTGGCAGAAATTGAGAATCAGGACCCGACCGAGCCGACCGATCCTACCGAATACATCACCCAGCTGGCCTCCATGGCGCAGGTAGTGATGGCGGAAGATCTCTCCAGCCAGATGTCCAACAACTCGATTTTGATGAGCAATCTACAAGTCATGATGCTGGGCAAAATGATTGGTGATGATGTGATGGTGCAGGCGTCAACCGTCACCGTCGCCGACGGCCAGAGCATCACCGGGCGCGTCACCATTACCGACGCCAGCACCACGGTCGATCTCAATTTCAAAGACTCTGCCGGCAACGAGTACACCGTGCCGCTGGGCGAGCAGTCTCCCGGCCCGGTTGATTTCAGCATCGATCCCGCCGACTACGGCATTCCGCCGGGAGATTACGACATCTCCGTGGTGACCAATACCGGCGAATCCAACATCCCTATTGAGGTCGAAGGCCGCGTCACTGACGTGCGCATTCCGCTGGATGGTAGCACGCCGGTCCTTAACGTTTCCGGCGTGGGTGAAGTGCCTTTCATCATGTTGACCGAATTTTTAACCCCTGTAACAGACGGTGACATCCCCGTTTCTTTCTCTTAA
- the flgE gene encoding flagellar hook protein FlgE — translation MSASIAASGLNAVNDQLDSISNNIANAGTVGYKSSTTQFSAVYAGSQAMGVTTAGTAQSITRSGSMMSTGNAMDLAISGNGFFITRSPSGDVSYTRAGYFETDLNGKIVDNQGNFVQGYPVDANGNLQTGTVTDLSVSTGNIPAKASSKVDFTANFDASSTVPTVTPFDSANSASYNNTYTSQVYDSLGQQHTLTQYMVKTGDNTWEMHYGMDGKNLDQTTTLTFDTNGALVATPPTVLTVPVPGAADLSISLDYSSCTQYGSEFSVTANNADGYASAERTGVAIDDDGGVYATYSNGERMLQGQIVLANFANPNGLVAQDGTSWTASSESGAAVIGTPGTGMYGSLDSGMLESSNVDITSELVELMGAQRNYQADTKVIATDDELMQSLFQSI, via the coding sequence ATGAGCGCAAGCATTGCAGCCTCCGGGCTTAACGCGGTCAATGACCAGCTAGACAGCATCAGTAACAACATTGCGAATGCGGGTACTGTTGGCTACAAATCCAGCACCACCCAGTTTTCTGCCGTCTACGCCGGGTCACAGGCGATGGGCGTGACCACTGCCGGTACTGCGCAAAGCATCACCCGCAGCGGCAGCATGATGAGCACTGGCAACGCGATGGATTTAGCCATCAGCGGCAACGGCTTCTTTATTACCCGCAGCCCGTCAGGGGACGTCAGCTATACCCGCGCGGGATATTTCGAGACAGATCTCAACGGCAAAATCGTCGATAACCAAGGCAATTTCGTGCAGGGCTATCCGGTCGATGCGAACGGCAATCTGCAAACCGGTACCGTGACTGACCTGAGCGTCTCGACCGGCAATATTCCGGCCAAGGCATCCAGCAAAGTGGATTTCACCGCCAACTTCGATGCTTCTTCTACCGTGCCGACGGTCACGCCTTTCGACTCAGCAAACAGCGCCAGTTACAACAATACCTATACCTCACAGGTGTATGACTCTCTCGGTCAGCAGCACACTCTTACCCAATACATGGTGAAAACCGGCGATAACACCTGGGAAATGCACTACGGCATGGATGGCAAGAATCTTGACCAAACCACCACGCTGACCTTCGACACCAACGGTGCCTTGGTGGCAACGCCGCCGACCGTTCTGACCGTGCCGGTGCCGGGCGCGGCTGACCTGAGTATCTCTCTGGATTACTCCTCCTGTACCCAATACGGCTCTGAATTCTCGGTGACGGCGAACAACGCGGACGGCTATGCCTCGGCGGAACGCACTGGCGTGGCGATTGATGATGACGGCGGCGTTTACGCCACCTACAGCAATGGCGAGCGGATGTTGCAGGGCCAAATCGTGTTGGCGAATTTTGCCAATCCGAATGGGCTGGTTGCGCAGGACGGCACCTCATGGACCGCAAGTTCAGAGTCCGGCGCGGCGGTGATTGGCACGCCAGGCACCGGCATGTACGGCTCGCTCGATTCCGGCATGTTGGAAAGTTCAAACGTGGATATCACCAGTGAGCTGGTGGAGCTGATGGGTGCCCAGCGCAACTATCAGGCCGATACCAAAGTGATCGCCACGGATGACGAGCTGATGCAGTCGCTGTTCCAGTCTATCTAA
- a CDS encoding flagellar basal body rod protein FlgF: MDHLIFTAVSGASHTLMEQQIRANNLANANTDGFRADLDQARSEAVPGEGYSSRFLVKQEDGGVDMTPGVIVQTGRPLDVAIKGQGLIALQSPQGEVYTRSGNMQQDADGALTIGGLPVLGDGGPIVLPPNALASVGTDGTISVLPDDGDVAATMEVDRIKLVNVPTNQLSKNASGQIVTRTGLPAAVDENVALVDNSLESSNVSAVTEMVSTISLNRQFEAQIKMMKAAEDLSDAGNRLLRDS; this comes from the coding sequence ATGGACCATCTTATTTTCACCGCCGTCAGTGGGGCATCTCACACCCTGATGGAGCAGCAGATCCGCGCTAATAATCTGGCGAATGCCAATACCGACGGCTTTCGTGCTGATTTGGATCAGGCGCGAAGCGAGGCGGTACCGGGCGAGGGTTACAGCAGCCGTTTTCTGGTGAAGCAGGAGGACGGCGGCGTCGATATGACACCCGGCGTCATCGTGCAAACCGGCCGACCGCTTGACGTCGCCATAAAAGGTCAGGGGCTGATTGCTCTGCAATCGCCGCAGGGTGAGGTTTATACCCGCAGCGGCAATATGCAGCAGGATGCCGACGGCGCACTGACCATCGGCGGACTGCCGGTGTTGGGTGACGGCGGGCCTATCGTGCTGCCGCCCAACGCGTTGGCCTCAGTGGGCACCGACGGCACCATCTCCGTGTTGCCAGATGACGGCGATGTGGCCGCGACGATGGAAGTCGACCGTATCAAGCTGGTCAACGTGCCGACCAACCAACTGAGCAAAAACGCCAGTGGGCAGATAGTTACCCGTACCGGCCTGCCCGCGGCGGTGGATGAGAACGTCGCGCTGGTGGACAACAGCCTCGAGAGCAGTAACGTCTCGGCGGTCACCGAAATGGTGTCGACTATCTCGCTGAACCGGCAGTTCGAAGCGCAGATCAAGATGATGAAAGCCGCCGAAGATCTCAGTGATGCAGGCAACCGCCTGCTGCGAGATTCGTGA
- the flgG gene encoding flagellar basal-body rod protein FlgG: MNPALFISKTGLSAEDAKMSAIANNIANVNTNGFKRDRVVFEDLFYQTHRAPGTQMDQNNMAPNGIQFGSGVKIIGTQKQFSEGNVQTTEAKMDVAIMGQGFFQVQNANGDTAYTRDGQLSVNADGQLTNAQGLPLQPEISVPDGTADLTIGDDGTVTATDGSGNPSELGQITLVNFVNPAGLQAEGGNLYLETAASGQAVEGTPGEDAFGTLKQGALEGSNVDVVNEMVDMITVQRAYEMNAKMVSAADDMLQYISQNL; encoded by the coding sequence ATGAACCCGGCGTTATTTATCAGTAAAACCGGCCTGTCGGCTGAAGACGCGAAAATGAGCGCCATCGCCAACAACATTGCCAACGTTAACACCAACGGTTTTAAACGCGACCGCGTGGTATTCGAAGATTTGTTCTATCAGACCCACCGGGCGCCCGGCACCCAGATGGACCAGAACAATATGGCGCCCAACGGCATTCAGTTCGGCAGCGGTGTAAAGATTATCGGCACCCAGAAGCAGTTCAGCGAAGGTAATGTGCAAACCACGGAAGCCAAGATGGACGTTGCCATCATGGGGCAGGGCTTCTTTCAGGTACAAAACGCCAACGGCGACACCGCCTATACCCGCGACGGCCAGTTGAGCGTCAATGCTGACGGTCAGCTCACCAACGCGCAGGGCCTGCCGTTGCAGCCTGAAATCAGCGTGCCAGACGGCACGGCGGATTTGACCATTGGCGACGACGGTACGGTGACGGCCACCGACGGCAGCGGAAATCCGTCCGAACTGGGGCAGATCACGCTGGTGAACTTCGTCAATCCGGCCGGTCTTCAAGCCGAAGGCGGCAACCTCTATTTGGAAACCGCCGCCAGCGGGCAGGCCGTTGAGGGCACGCCCGGCGAGGATGCTTTTGGCACCTTAAAGCAGGGAGCATTGGAAGGCTCAAACGTCGATGTCGTGAACGAAATGGTCGATATGATCACCGTTCAACGCGCCTATGAAATGAACGCCAAGATGGTCTCGGCGGCGGATGACATGTTGCAGTACATCAGCCAGAACTTGTGA